A region of Ferruginibacter albus DNA encodes the following proteins:
- a CDS encoding SanA/YdcF family protein, with the protein MRKKKLLVISGILLLLVLSCIVYCNKKVEAASVGKLYDDVSTIPYNKVGLLLGTGKLLKNGHLNPYYLYRINAAVELIKANKIKYIIISGDNSRKEYDEPTTMRADLINAGIDSTIIYLDYAGFRTFDSMIRAKKIFGQDSLTIISQQFHNERALYIASQEGMNAIAFNAKGVSSKFGFRVQLREKFARVKVFLDYLFSKQPKFLGTKVTIPA; encoded by the coding sequence ATGCGAAAGAAAAAACTCCTTGTTATCTCCGGCATCTTATTACTACTAGTATTAAGCTGCATTGTTTATTGCAATAAAAAAGTAGAAGCTGCTTCTGTCGGAAAATTATACGACGATGTTAGTACAATTCCCTACAATAAGGTGGGACTTTTATTGGGAACAGGAAAGCTTTTAAAGAATGGTCACTTAAATCCTTATTATTTATATAGAATTAATGCGGCAGTAGAACTGATAAAGGCTAATAAGATCAAATACATTATAATAAGTGGCGACAACAGCAGAAAAGAGTATGATGAACCTACTACAATGAGAGCAGATCTGATCAATGCAGGGATTGACTCAACTATTATCTACCTGGATTATGCAGGCTTTAGAACATTTGATTCGATGATAAGAGCAAAGAAAATCTTTGGACAGGATTCTTTAACCATTATCTCACAGCAATTTCACAACGAACGGGCGTTATATATTGCATCGCAGGAAGGAATGAACGCCATCGCATTTAATGCAAAAGGAGTTAGTAGTAAATTCGGATTTAGAGTTCAGCTAAGAGAAAAATTTGCAAGAGTAAAAGTATTTTTAGATTACTTGTTTTCGAAGCAACCCAAATTTCTTGGAACAAAGGTTACTATTCCTGCATAA
- a CDS encoding YMGG-like glycine zipper-containing protein — MKKIIVLFTTLSVLAGCAGKSGSEEELQQIKQNTIDSINKAQVKQRTIDSMNKVNGKAVEKNTQKQEVTTTTTTNTGTGTTTTTTQKKGWSKTAKGAVIGAGVGAIGGAIIDKKHPGQGAILGGALGAGAGAVTGNVMDKKDGRK, encoded by the coding sequence ATGAAAAAGATTATTGTGTTATTTACAACCCTAAGTGTTTTAGCCGGTTGCGCGGGCAAATCAGGCAGTGAAGAAGAATTGCAACAAATAAAACAAAACACCATTGACTCAATTAATAAGGCGCAGGTTAAACAGCGTACGATAGACTCAATGAATAAGGTAAACGGGAAGGCTGTAGAAAAAAATACACAAAAGCAGGAAGTTACTACCACAACCACTACTAACACAGGAACCGGAACTACTACCACCACCACTCAAAAAAAAGGATGGAGCAAAACAGCTAAAGGGGCTGTAATTGGTGCAGGCGTTGGTGCCATTGGCGGAGCCATTATTGATAAAAAGCATCCGGGTCAGGGAGCTATATTGGGTGGAGCATTGGGAGCAGGAGCCGGTGCCGTTACAGGAAATGTAATGGATAAAAAAGATGGTAGAAAATAA
- a CDS encoding acetyl-CoA C-acyltransferase, with amino-acid sequence MNKEVFIVSAVRTPIGSFGGALKDLSATQLGSFAINAAVERAGISSKYIDDVLMGCVLQANLGQAPARQAAKFAGLPNEVSCTTVNKVCASGMKAIAQGAQSILLGDASVVVVGGMESMSNVPFYSFSVRWGNKYGNVQLIDGLAKDGLTDVYDGQAMGNAAELCAKECNITRNEQDEFAIESYRRSQAAWTAGKFDNEIVPVIIPQRKGDALVFAKDEEPFNVKFEKIPELKPAFTKDGTVTAANASTMNDGAAALVLVSKEKLEELQLTPIAKIIGYADAEQSPEWFTTTPSVAVPKAVAKAGLQMSDIDYWELNEAFSVVGIENIRRMKLDPAKVNVHGGAVSLGHPLGCSGARIIVTLINVLKVNNARYGAAGICNGGGGASAMVIEAV; translated from the coding sequence ATGAATAAAGAAGTATTTATTGTTTCGGCAGTTAGAACGCCTATAGGAAGTTTTGGAGGAGCGTTAAAAGATCTTTCAGCTACGCAGTTAGGTTCATTTGCTATTAATGCAGCAGTTGAAAGAGCTGGAATTTCTTCTAAATATATTGATGATGTTTTGATGGGGTGTGTGCTACAGGCTAATTTAGGACAGGCTCCCGCAAGGCAGGCAGCTAAGTTTGCCGGATTACCAAATGAAGTGAGTTGCACTACTGTAAACAAAGTATGCGCCAGTGGAATGAAAGCCATTGCTCAAGGGGCCCAAAGCATTTTATTAGGAGATGCATCGGTAGTGGTTGTTGGTGGAATGGAAAGTATGAGCAATGTTCCTTTTTATAGTTTTTCTGTAAGATGGGGAAATAAATATGGTAACGTACAATTGATCGATGGTTTGGCAAAAGACGGTTTGACGGATGTGTATGATGGGCAAGCTATGGGTAATGCAGCAGAGTTATGTGCAAAAGAATGTAACATAACACGTAATGAACAAGATGAATTTGCCATAGAAAGTTATCGTCGTTCTCAAGCGGCATGGACTGCAGGTAAATTTGATAATGAGATCGTTCCTGTAATAATTCCTCAACGAAAAGGAGATGCGCTTGTTTTTGCAAAAGATGAAGAACCATTTAATGTTAAGTTTGAAAAGATACCCGAACTAAAACCAGCTTTTACAAAAGACGGCACTGTTACAGCTGCTAATGCAAGCACAATGAATGACGGCGCAGCAGCATTGGTGTTGGTAAGTAAAGAAAAGCTGGAGGAACTACAGTTAACACCCATCGCAAAAATTATTGGCTATGCGGATGCGGAACAATCGCCCGAATGGTTTACAACAACTCCATCAGTAGCCGTTCCCAAAGCGGTTGCTAAAGCCGGTTTGCAAATGAGCGATATTGATTATTGGGAATTGAACGAAGCGTTTTCGGTTGTTGGTATTGAAAATATTAGAAGAATGAAATTAGATCCTGCAAAAGTAAATGTACACGGCGGTGCTGTTTCATTGGGTCATCCATTAGGATGCAGCGGAGCAAGGATCATTGTTACTTTAATTAATGTATTGAAAGTAAATAATGCGAGATATGGAGCTGCAGGCATTTGTAATGGAGGCGGAGGCGCAAGTGCTATGGTGATCGAAGCTGTATAA
- a CDS encoding acetate uptake transporter, which translates to MNENVIIKDTSANPAPLGLFGFGMTTVLLNLHNAGIFEMNSMILAMGIFYGGIAQIIAGILESKKNNTFGMTAFISYGFFWLTLVGLIVMPKLGWIAPASESAMIAYLMMWGIFTGLLLIGTFKINKALQFVFATLTLLFFLLALGDYTGNASLKTFTGYEGILCGCSAIYTGTANVLNELYGKTVLPVGPVQLSK; encoded by the coding sequence ATGAACGAAAATGTAATTATTAAAGACACAAGCGCTAATCCTGCTCCATTAGGATTGTTTGGTTTCGGGATGACTACAGTTCTGCTCAATCTTCACAACGCCGGTATTTTTGAAATGAACTCAATGATATTGGCAATGGGTATTTTTTACGGAGGCATTGCACAAATTATTGCTGGTATTTTAGAATCTAAAAAGAATAATACGTTTGGGATGACAGCATTTATCTCTTATGGATTTTTCTGGCTTACATTGGTAGGATTAATTGTAATGCCTAAGCTGGGATGGATAGCACCGGCATCAGAAAGTGCTATGATCGCCTATTTAATGATGTGGGGGATTTTTACTGGCTTATTATTGATCGGCACATTTAAAATAAATAAAGCATTACAATTTGTTTTTGCTACGCTTACACTTCTCTTCTTTTTATTGGCGTTGGGAGATTATACAGGCAACGCTTCACTAAAAACATTCACTGGTTACGAAGGTATTCTTTGCGGTTGTTCTGCAATTTACACAGGTACTGCAAATGTGTTAAACGAATTGTACGGTAAAACAGTATTGCCCGTTGGCCCGGTGCAGTTGAGTAAATAA
- a CDS encoding trypsin-like peptidase domain-containing protein, giving the protein MKLKEVLLTAAISAVTTVGVIWGYGKYQDSNKYAGQENGVLPSNYHLAGLHDSNASPNGAVDFTQPAQIALPTVVHIKTKTNAKQVNNNLPRQRSPFGNMFDDDLFNQFFNGPSVIPEQRASGSGVIISDDGYIVTNNHVVADADEITVTLSNKKTYNAKVIGTDPSYDLAVIKIDASSLPFLLYGNSDDVKIGQWVMAIGYPLNLETTVTAGIVSAKGRSLGLNKSTKTSSAVESYIQTDAAVNQGNSGGALVNTDGQLIGINSAIASPTGYYSGYSYAIPVNIVKKVVDDLIKYGTVQRAYLGVSYAPDGLSDEQKKEQNIQDGAGVFVTGTADNGAAAAAGIKKGDFITKLNNSPINSSSDLVERITGFKPGDKVNVTYNRGGVEKTATVTLKNNAGNYDVVKQDNSTLSKLGADFATLDPKKAKEYGVPGGIIVKKISTTGAISDQTRMRDGFIIIKVDDKDVKNVDELKAAVGTSKSVTISGFYPGYDGVYDYPLSLGDE; this is encoded by the coding sequence ATGAAACTGAAAGAAGTATTACTTACTGCAGCCATCAGTGCGGTTACCACAGTTGGGGTAATCTGGGGTTATGGCAAGTATCAAGACAGTAACAAATACGCCGGTCAGGAAAATGGCGTACTCCCTTCCAACTATCATTTAGCAGGCTTACACGATTCGAATGCATCACCTAATGGTGCTGTTGATTTTACACAACCTGCGCAAATTGCATTGCCAACGGTAGTGCATATAAAAACCAAAACAAACGCTAAACAAGTAAACAATAATTTACCCAGACAAAGAAGTCCATTTGGGAACATGTTCGATGACGACCTGTTCAACCAGTTCTTTAACGGACCAAGTGTTATTCCTGAACAAAGAGCATCAGGCTCCGGTGTAATTATTAGTGATGACGGATACATTGTTACCAACAACCATGTGGTTGCTGATGCAGACGAGATAACTGTAACCTTGAGCAACAAAAAAACGTACAATGCAAAAGTCATAGGCACCGATCCTTCTTATGACCTGGCTGTTATTAAAATTGATGCCAGCAGTTTGCCTTTCTTGTTGTATGGAAATTCCGATGATGTAAAAATTGGACAATGGGTAATGGCGATCGGTTATCCCTTGAATTTGGAAACTACTGTTACAGCCGGTATTGTAAGTGCGAAAGGAAGAAGCCTGGGCTTAAACAAAAGCACTAAAACCAGCTCTGCTGTTGAATCGTACATTCAAACCGATGCTGCTGTTAACCAGGGTAATAGTGGTGGCGCTTTGGTAAATACAGATGGACAGTTGATCGGTATAAACTCAGCCATTGCTTCTCCTACGGGTTATTACTCAGGATATTCTTATGCTATTCCGGTAAACATTGTAAAGAAAGTAGTAGATGATCTGATCAAATACGGAACTGTACAAAGAGCTTATTTAGGAGTGTCGTACGCTCCTGATGGCTTGTCAGATGAGCAAAAGAAAGAACAGAATATACAAGATGGCGCCGGTGTATTTGTAACAGGCACTGCTGATAATGGGGCTGCTGCCGCTGCAGGTATTAAGAAAGGAGATTTTATCACTAAATTAAACAACTCTCCTATCAATTCCAGTTCTGACCTTGTAGAAAGAATTACCGGTTTCAAACCCGGTGATAAAGTAAATGTAACGTATAATCGTGGCGGAGTAGAGAAAACGGCAACGGTTACCCTAAAAAATAATGCAGGCAATTATGATGTGGTAAAGCAGGATAATTCAACCTTATCTAAATTAGGTGCTGACTTTGCAACATTAGATCCTAAAAAAGCAAAAGAATACGGAGTACCGGGTGGTATAATTGTGAAGAAGATCAGCACTACCGGTGCGATCAGCGATCAAACCCGTATGAGAGATGGCTTTATTATTATTAAAGTAGATGATAAAGATGTAAAAAATGTGGATGAATTAAAGGCAGCTGTTGGAACTTCCAAATCTGTTACCATCAGTGGTTTTTACCCGGGATATGATGGTGTATACGATTATCCTTTATCACTTGGTGATGAGTAG
- a CDS encoding acyl-CoA reductase, with amino-acid sequence MNLQNRIDLLKQLGDYLQNDLNGEWNAVMQKAYEQNNWFTPDFTALAAKNIAEQFLQADKLTQWAKHYFIDDNVAGKNVGLVMAGNIPLVGFHDFLSIFICGHKQTIKLSSKDDILLKHLIQKLIEWNSDIKNYVSFSEMLKGCDAYIATGSNNSARYFEYYFSKYPSIIRRNRTSVATLKGDETTEDLEKLSDDIHLFFGLGCRNVTKIFVPKEYDFVPLLNSFNKYKHFIDHNKYKNNYDYNLSIQLMNNRFYMTNGSTLMVESESIFSPIAQLNYSFYDNMDLLLESLKNNNDIQCIAGKDIPFGNAQSPSLMDYADGVDTIQFLLTL; translated from the coding sequence ATGAATTTACAAAATCGAATTGATTTATTAAAGCAATTAGGCGATTATTTGCAAAACGATCTTAACGGCGAGTGGAATGCTGTTATGCAAAAAGCTTATGAGCAAAACAATTGGTTTACCCCTGATTTTACTGCATTAGCAGCTAAAAATATTGCTGAACAATTTTTACAAGCGGATAAACTAACGCAGTGGGCAAAACATTATTTTATTGATGACAACGTTGCCGGAAAAAATGTTGGATTAGTGATGGCAGGCAATATTCCTTTGGTAGGCTTTCATGATTTTTTATCCATATTTATTTGCGGACATAAACAAACTATTAAGCTATCATCAAAGGATGATATTCTGCTAAAACATCTAATTCAAAAATTAATTGAATGGAATAGTGATATAAAAAACTATGTTTCCTTTTCGGAGATGCTGAAAGGTTGCGATGCCTACATTGCTACCGGCAGTAATAACAGTGCCAGGTATTTTGAATACTATTTTTCAAAATATCCAAGCATCATTCGCAGGAATAGAACATCGGTTGCTACATTAAAGGGAGATGAAACTACAGAAGATCTGGAAAAACTATCAGATGATATTCATTTGTTCTTTGGATTGGGTTGCAGGAATGTTACGAAGATCTTTGTTCCGAAAGAGTATGATTTTGTACCGCTGTTAAACTCATTTAATAAGTACAAGCATTTTATCGATCATAATAAATATAAAAACAATTATGATTACAATTTGTCGATACAATTAATGAACAATCGCTTTTACATGACCAACGGAAGCACATTAATGGTAGAAAGTGAATCGATATTCTCTCCCATTGCACAATTGAATTATAGTTTTTATGACAATATGGATTTATTATTGGAATCATTGAAAAATAACAACGATATTCAATGCATTGCAGGTAAGGATATTCCTTTTGGCAACGCACAATCACCGTCATTAATGGATTATGCTGATGGCGTGGACACCATACAATTTTTGTTGACCTTATAA
- a CDS encoding 4Fe-4S dicluster domain-containing protein has product MAIRISDECINCGACEPECPNNAIYEGGVEWAISDGTTVKGSFTLLDGSVVDAEQRNAPISTDTYYITPNKCTECQGFHEEPQCAAVCPVDCCIPDEMYQETVEALMEKKEKLHI; this is encoded by the coding sequence ATGGCAATAAGAATTTCTGACGAATGTATTAACTGCGGCGCTTGCGAGCCTGAGTGTCCTAACAATGCTATTTATGAAGGTGGTGTTGAGTGGGCAATATCTGACGGAACAACTGTAAAAGGTTCTTTCACTTTATTAGATGGCAGCGTGGTAGATGCGGAACAAAGAAATGCTCCAATAAGCACCGATACTTATTATATTACTCCAAATAAATGTACAGAGTGCCAGGGTTTTCATGAAGAGCCACAATGTGCTGCTGTTTGCCCGGTTGATTGTTGCATACCGGATGAAATGTACCAGGAGACAGTGGAAGCATTAATGGAGAAAAAAGAAAAATTGCATATTTAA
- a CDS encoding YybH family protein, translating into MKKIILSLFIVSFFLSCKNRKPPAEEQYAPVTSRTEIIETDKAFSKLSEEKGVRAAFMEYIDSAGVLLRPRSLPIEGADAIDYISQDNDTTIIMTWEPTGAAIAKSGDLGYTYGTYLIRYKNKDSVQKGTYLSIWKKQADGKWKFVLDTGNEGLSE; encoded by the coding sequence ATGAAAAAAATTATACTCTCTCTCTTTATTGTCTCTTTTTTCTTATCGTGTAAAAATAGAAAGCCACCGGCAGAAGAGCAATATGCTCCTGTTACTTCACGCACTGAAATAATTGAAACGGACAAAGCTTTTTCTAAATTGAGCGAAGAAAAAGGAGTACGTGCTGCATTTATGGAATACATTGATTCGGCAGGTGTTTTGTTACGTCCCAGGTCATTGCCTATCGAAGGCGCTGATGCAATCGATTATATAAGCCAGGATAATGATACTACTATTATAATGACATGGGAACCTACGGGAGCAGCTATTGCAAAATCCGGAGACTTGGGATATACTTACGGCACTTACCTTATTAGATATAAAAATAAAGATTCTGTTCAAAAAGGAACCTATTTAAGCATTTGGAAAAAACAAGCCGACGGCAAATGGAAATTTGTGCTGGATACAGGTAATGAAGGCTTGAGTGAATAA
- a CDS encoding D-alanine--D-alanine ligase, with protein sequence MKKKIALVTGGYSGEAVISYKSAITIENNVDKEKWDCYKIDINPNGWFYETPSGEKTIVDKNDFSILVNNTKINFDAVLVGMHGTPGEDGKLQGYFDCLNIPYTSCNAATSALTFNKRYTVAVAAFAGIHVAKSLHLFKSSPLSPQQILSELSLPLFVKPNNGGSSIGMSKVKEASELQAALDKAFKEDEQVLVEEFIKGREFTIGVFKSKGNIIPLPITEVIPKKEFFDFEAKYEGASEEITPAKIDEPMANKIREAAKKVYSVFNCNGVVRIDFIYNETNANPYMLEINTVPGQSEASIVPQQVKAMGWSLQEFYSALIEECFN encoded by the coding sequence ATGAAGAAAAAAATTGCATTGGTTACAGGTGGTTATTCCGGCGAAGCCGTTATCTCATACAAAAGCGCTATTACCATTGAAAATAATGTTGATAAAGAAAAATGGGATTGTTATAAAATAGACATTAATCCTAATGGTTGGTTTTATGAAACGCCATCGGGAGAAAAAACAATAGTGGATAAAAACGATTTCTCTATTCTCGTTAACAATACCAAGATCAATTTTGATGCGGTGCTGGTTGGAATGCACGGTACTCCCGGTGAAGATGGCAAATTGCAAGGCTATTTCGATTGTTTAAATATTCCCTATACTTCCTGCAATGCTGCTACGTCTGCATTAACTTTTAATAAACGATATACCGTTGCAGTAGCTGCTTTTGCAGGCATTCATGTAGCAAAGTCATTGCATCTTTTTAAATCGTCTCCTTTATCTCCACAACAAATATTAAGCGAATTGTCATTGCCTTTATTTGTAAAGCCAAATAATGGTGGCAGTAGCATTGGAATGAGCAAAGTAAAAGAAGCATCTGAATTGCAGGCAGCATTGGATAAAGCATTTAAAGAAGATGAACAGGTATTGGTGGAAGAATTTATTAAAGGAAGAGAGTTTACCATTGGTGTATTTAAATCAAAAGGAAATATTATTCCTTTGCCAATAACAGAAGTAATTCCTAAAAAAGAATTCTTTGACTTTGAAGCTAAATACGAAGGTGCAAGCGAAGAAATAACGCCTGCTAAAATAGACGAGCCTATGGCTAATAAAATACGGGAAGCTGCAAAGAAAGTATATTCGGTGTTCAATTGTAATGGAGTAGTGCGAATTGATTTTATTTATAATGAAACTAACGCTAATCCATACATGCTGGAAATTAATACAGTGCCCGGTCAAAGCGAAGCAAGTATTGTTCCCCAACAGGTAAAAGCAATGGGTTGGTCATTACAAGAATTTTACAGCGCTTTAATTGAAGAGTGCTTTAATTAA
- a CDS encoding PASTA domain-containing protein, with protein MFKFITNRPFWVNLLVAIGLVLLLIFAFLQLLDIITKHGEKLIIPDVTHKETAAAIKELESKGFDVQIQDSVYTDTLPKGTVIKQLPYPGATVKVNRTVFLTVNCYTAPMIDMPDLKGKTLDFALDILKKSHLKLADTIYKSDFTYMMIVDQLYHNNKIAAGEKVRWGSGITLIVGAGQKDSSFVVPSLLGMTCAEATALLDSLELIPVLVPDATVGKDTAQAFIVKQNPPHHDELDRPVYIKPGQLMDLWLSKDKVILQDTIIKKTN; from the coding sequence ATGTTCAAGTTTATAACAAATCGTCCGTTTTGGGTAAACCTGTTGGTTGCAATAGGTTTGGTGTTATTGCTAATATTTGCTTTTTTGCAATTGCTGGACATTATAACCAAGCACGGTGAAAAACTAATAATACCGGATGTAACCCACAAAGAAACAGCAGCTGCTATAAAAGAACTGGAAAGCAAGGGCTTTGATGTGCAAATACAAGACTCTGTTTATACCGACACTTTGCCAAAGGGAACCGTAATCAAGCAATTGCCTTATCCTGGTGCAACAGTGAAAGTGAACAGAACCGTTTTTTTAACGGTAAATTGCTATACAGCACCTATGATTGATATGCCTGACTTAAAAGGTAAAACTTTGGATTTTGCATTAGACATTTTAAAGAAGAGCCACTTGAAATTGGCAGATACAATTTATAAAAGTGATTTTACCTACATGATGATCGTTGATCAACTATATCATAATAATAAAATTGCCGCCGGAGAAAAAGTTCGTTGGGGTAGTGGCATTACTTTGATTGTTGGTGCCGGACAAAAAGATAGCAGCTTTGTTGTTCCTTCACTTTTGGGAATGACATGTGCAGAAGCAACTGCTTTATTGGATTCTCTTGAATTAATACCTGTTTTAGTGCCGGATGCAACAGTAGGTAAAGATACTGCCCAGGCATTTATTGTGAAACAGAATCCACCACACCATGATGAGCTTGATCGTCCTGTGTATATTAAACCCGGTCAATTGATGGATCTGTGGCTTTCTAAAGACAAAGTAATTTTACAAGATACTATCATTAAAAAAACAAACTAA
- a CDS encoding rhodanese-like domain-containing protein, giving the protein MTTITNNEVKERLDKGEQLNLIDVREPFENAEFNIGGKLIPLGNIQSLQIDELEDLKNEEVIFYCRSGKRSATAALILDSMGFTNTKNLIGGMLDWQQKFGG; this is encoded by the coding sequence ATGACAACAATAACCAATAATGAAGTAAAAGAACGTTTGGATAAAGGGGAGCAGTTGAACTTAATAGACGTAAGAGAACCATTTGAAAATGCAGAATTTAATATAGGCGGTAAATTAATTCCTTTAGGAAATATTCAGTCTTTACAAATAGACGAATTGGAAGACCTTAAAAATGAAGAAGTCATCTTCTATTGTCGTAGCGGTAAACGTAGTGCTACTGCTGCATTAATATTAGACAGCATGGGATTTACCAATACAAAAAATTTAATTGGCGGCATGTTAGACTGGCAACAAAAATTCGGAGGCTAA
- a CDS encoding YdcF family protein, which yields MHQLASVIIGFFISPFNWIVLLIILSFFVKTDKIKKRYWYAALIIFLLFSNNFLLEFYARWWNAKPRDVSADKPYSCGIVLGGFAGPDEHGNGFFNITADRYIQTVKLYKQGKIKHILISGGNGKDEVSSFTEGAFAKQQMIIMGIPDSVIYCEDKSTNTADNAAYSKILLDSLSLKPPYLLITSALHVRRATLIFKNNGIETIDYPCNYVNGISKLDFLDVLPDPVDLFQWKPYLKEAVACGVYHFKKR from the coding sequence ATGCACCAACTGGCATCTGTTATAATTGGATTCTTTATATCTCCTTTTAACTGGATAGTACTACTTATTATTTTGTCATTTTTTGTAAAAACAGACAAAATAAAAAAAAGATATTGGTATGCAGCATTGATCATCTTTTTACTATTCTCTAATAATTTTTTGTTGGAGTTTTATGCTCGCTGGTGGAATGCCAAACCAAGAGACGTGTCTGCCGACAAGCCTTATAGCTGCGGTATTGTATTAGGTGGTTTTGCCGGCCCTGATGAACATGGGAACGGCTTTTTTAATATTACTGCGGACAGGTATATTCAAACAGTAAAATTGTATAAGCAAGGAAAGATAAAGCACATTCTTATTAGTGGCGGTAATGGAAAAGATGAAGTAAGCTCCTTTACCGAAGGGGCGTTTGCAAAACAGCAGATGATAATAATGGGAATACCCGACTCAGTTATCTATTGCGAAGACAAATCCACTAATACTGCTGATAATGCAGCTTATTCAAAAATCTTATTGGACTCTCTTTCATTAAAGCCGCCATACTTACTCATCACTTCTGCTTTGCATGTTCGCAGGGCTACTTTAATATTTAAGAATAACGGTATAGAAACAATTGATTACCCTTGCAACTATGTAAATGGTATAAGCAAACTTGATTTTTTGGATGTCTTGCCTGATCCTGTTGATCTTTTTCAATGGAAACCCTATTTAAAAGAAGCTGTTGCCTGCGGTGTTTATCACTTTAAAAAAAGATAA